One Ostrea edulis chromosome 2, xbOstEdul1.1, whole genome shotgun sequence genomic region harbors:
- the LOC125678660 gene encoding protocadherin gamma-A3-like, translating to MFIFSLVQVLLSLSTVVDAREAVYTIDEENQPDYFLGKVADDAKLHELLTTEDVSDVQYNILYAGNKDTNWFTINDKTSALFASQSIDRDVICKYLTTCVLEFDVIGQSSGSGSFFHKISVSVTVNDLNDNAPKFPNPVVQQIVSEASVPGAATPLMGAEDLDAGSNGIQTYRLLPENVPFNLTAEYYANGRSQLQLIVTGKLDRETENNYNLLILAEDGGQPAKTGTLTLSIVIGDINDHPPIFEKAMYNISVAEDVLSLTTILTVSATDEDSGENGRVIYRLSNHQADSIHRTFKVEATTGELKVIKSLIEERKANYEIIVEASDNATNPLISQVPVFVTVLDTQNTAPQVILNIFPSGGRTLKVFENSAIGTVLALISVKDPDTGPNGHVECAINDDKFKLKKYDNSAEYNVILDKALDRETKSVHQVNITCSDAGSPSLSVTTIFSVHVSDSNDNPPLFTQSVYQTTVTENNPVPINIGQVQAQDADNTKNISYSIENSNSLSQWFNIDIVSGAIFLNYSLDRETSPEIELQIKAFDNGSPSLTGSAIFKINVADINDNKPVFQSKKFEYWIPENISVNTMIASLGVFDYDAGLNGKLSLSASSDDGYHFLPFMFFENGSIFTSGLLDREEIDIYRINLVAYDHGSPSLNSSVNLTVHVQDVNDNTPAIQFPSIDTPYLEIPYTSTEKTVIMNIQATDQDEGDNSRVNYFLDGDNVTAEMFSLHNETGQLLLSRDLRISDVGVQSFFIIARDNGKTPREATRAFGIKISTQSASVHPLAEEESVRYYAIAIAIGCVTIVLSAIIIIAICYVRRRDRHKADTSNGSVTSNSTLETDLSHSEIRMNGGFSKTYVQPSVAKPAWRPREKQVSFKETTELTEKFNRSPQEAEVVSDDVVIWDWSTSEAGDTYYPYSDPYSSLQKKRQIPNLYSKNQMEWASDNENVQWTPHCDVMI from the exons ATGTTCATCTTCAGCCTCGTCCAGGTCTTGTTGTCTCTGAGCACAGTCGTGGACGCTAGAGAAGCTGTCTATACTATAGACGAAGAAAACCAACCTGATTATTTTCTAGGGAAAGTGGCAGACGATGCAAAATTACATGAACTTCTGACTACGGAAGATGTTTCGGATGTACAGTATAATATTCTTTACGCTGGTAATAAGGACACAAATTGGTTCACAATCAATGACAAGACCAGTGCATTATTCGCCAGTCAATCAATTGATAGAGATGTGATATGCAAATATTTAACCACTTGTGTTCTTGAATTTGACGTTATCGGTCAATCCTCTGGCAGTGGTTccttttttcataaaatatccGTATCAGTCACCGTTAATGACCTAAATGACAATGCTCCAAAATTTCCTAATCCGGTTGTGCAGCAAATTGTCTCCGAAGCCTCCGTTCCGGGGGCAGCAACGCCGCTCATGGGTGCCGAGGATCTGGACGCCGGAAGTAACGGCATTCAAACGTATCGATTGTTGCCGGAAAATGTTCCTTTTAACTTAACGGCGGAGTATTATGCTAATGGAAGATCTCAGTTGCAGTTAATCGTCACAGGAAAATTAGACCGagaaactgaaaataattaCAACCTTCTCATTCTTGCCGAAGACGGTGGGCAGCCGGCAAAAACGGGTACGCTGACCTTGAGCATCGTTATTGGTGATATTAATGATCATCCTCCAATATTTGAGAAGGCGATGTACAATATTTCTGTTGCCGAGGATGTGTTGTCTCTGACCACTATATTGACGGTCAGCGCAACGGACGAGGACTCTGGTGAAAATGGTCGCGTAATCTACAGATTAAGCAACCATCAAGCTGATAGCATTCACAGAACCTTCAAAGTAGAGGCAACAACAGGTGAATTAAAAGTAATCAAAAGTTTAATAGAGGAAAGAAAAGCAAACTATGAAATTATCGTGGAGGCCTCTGACAATGCTACAAATCCTTTAATCTCGCAGGTGCCCGTTTTTGTCACCGTTTTAGATACACAAAACACTGCCCCTCAGGTCATACTCAATATTTTTCCTAGTGGTGGAAGAACTCTTAAAGTATTTGAAAACTCTGCAATAGGAACCGTTTTAGCTTTAATATCTGTAAAAGATCCCGACACGGGTCCAAACGGCCATGTGGAATGTGCAATAAACGACGACAAAttcaaattaaagaaatatgACAACAGTGCTGAATATAATGTAATATTAGATAAAGCTTTAGACAGAGAGACTAAATCTGTTCACCAGGTCAATATTACCTGTAGTGATGCTGGTTCCCCTTCCCTCAGTGTTACTACTATATTTAGTGTTCATGTATCCGACTCAAACGACAATCCACCATTATTCACCCAAAGTGTATATCAAACGACTGTCACAGAAAACAACCCAGTCCCCATCAACATAGGACAAGTTCAAGCTCAAGATGCAGATAATACCAAAAACATTTCCTACAGCATTGAAAATAGCAATAGCTTATCTCAGTGgtttaatattgatattgtaaGTGGtgcaatatttctgaattattCTTTAGACAGAGAAACCTCGCCAGAAATTGAACTTCAGATCAAGGCTTTTGACAATGGCTCGCCATCATTAACCGGGAGTGcaatattcaaaattaatgTTGCTGATATAAACGATAACAAGCCAGTTTTCCAGTCCAAAAAGTTTGAATACTGGATTCCCGAAAACATTTCAGTTAACACGATGATAGCGTCATTAGGTGTTTTTGACTATGACGCTGGACTGAATGGGAAACTATCTCTCTCTGCTTCATCAGACGACGGGTATCATTTTCTACCTTTCATGTTCTTTGAGAACGGATCTATTTTCACTTCTGGATTATTAGACAGAGAAGAAATAGATATATATCGGATAAACCTTGTAGCTTATGATCATGGATCACCTTCCCTTAATTCTTCCGTTAACCTTACGGTTCATGTCCAAGATGTCAATGATAACACACCGGCAATCCAATTTCCTTCCATCGACACTCCCTATTTAGAGATTCCTTATACTTCAACAGAAAAAACCGTAATTATGAACATACAAGCTACAGACCAAGATGAGGGGGACAATTCTCGAGTTAATTATTTTCTAGATGGCGACAATGTCACTGCTGAGATGTTTTCTCTTCATAACGAGACTGGTCAACTTCTATTGAGTCGCGATTTAAGAATCAGCGATGTTGGTGTCCAAAGTTTCTTCATTATTGCCCGGGACAATGGCAAAACTCCGAGGGAAGCCACCAGAGCGTTTGGAATTAAAATTTCTACTCAATCAGCCTCTGTCCACCCACTGGCAGAGGAGGAGTCCGTCAGATATTACGCAATCGCCATAGCTATCGGCTGCGTCACCATTGTTTTGTCTGCTATCATCATCATCGCCATCTGTTACGTCAGACGACGGGACCGCCATAAAGCGGATACTTCCAACGGAAGTGTGACGTCAAATTCGACGTTGGAGACCGATCTTAGTCACAGCGAAATCCGGATGAACGGCGGGTTCAGCAAGACATACGTACAACCAAGTGTCGCAAAACCAGCATGGCGACCCCGTGAAAAACAGGTCTCCTTCAAAGAAACGACAGAACTTACAGAAAAG TTTAATAGAAGTCCCCAGGAAGCGGAAGTTGTATCTGATGACGTGGTAATTTGGGACTGGAGTACGAGTGAGGCTGGGGATACCTATTACCCGTATAGCGACCCCTATTCCTCGTTGCAGAAAAAGAGACAGATTCCGAACCTTTACAGCAAAAACCAAATGGAGTGGGCATCTGACAACGAGAATGTGCAATGGACACCGCATTGTGATGTG ATGATTTGA